The following coding sequences lie in one Hippopotamus amphibius kiboko isolate mHipAmp2 chromosome 17, mHipAmp2.hap2, whole genome shotgun sequence genomic window:
- the CD300E gene encoding LOW QUALITY PROTEIN: CMRF35-like molecule 2 (The sequence of the model RefSeq protein was modified relative to this genomic sequence to represent the inferred CDS: substituted 3 bases at 3 genomic stop codons) yields the protein MGGRQHCTSCQLCSLWIPSGKWMTWALLXTPGFQLGPGVSGDTCQGDRTIGLPPALLLLCLPGCLSLTGPSSVTGTTGSSLSSRCQYEKVYEGCNKYWCRGEYDTACDMIMETKGKEKEERKGRMSIRDHADNLTVTVTVENLSTDDAGSCXCRIQAVWILDVLSRDPXVQVKVYVFPEPPAGAPISQLSPFCSPGKRMSHASSFVLLLYLVNQYLPVTTTSYWMNAGQSPSTKEVSTCCPASLLHNVHFLLLVFLKLPLFLSMVGAVLWVNRPQRGPGAELLPES from the exons ATGGGGGGTAGACAGCACTGCACCTCCTGTCAGCTCTGCTCACTCTGGATCCCCAG TGGAAAGTGGATGACTTGGGCTCTATTGTAAACACCTGGATTCCAGCTGGGACCTGGAGTTTCTGGGGACACCTGCCAGGGAGATAGGACCATAGGGCTGCCCCCAGCActgctccttctctgcctcccag GCTGTTTGTCCCTGACGGGCCCCAGCTCTGTGACGGGAACCACGGGGAGCTCTCTGAGCAGTCGGTGTCAGTACGAGAAGGTGTACGAGGGGTGTAACAAATACTGGTGCAGAGGAGAGTATGACACAGCATGTGACATGATTATGGAgaccaaaggaaaagagaaagaagagaggaaggggcgcATGTCCATTAGAGACCATGCTGATAACCTCACCGTCACAGTGACCGTGGAGAACCTCAGCACAGACGACGCTGGATCCTGCTAGTGTAGAATTCAGGCAGTCTGGATCCTGGACGTGTTGTCACGTGACCCCTAGGTCCAGGTTAAAGTGTATGTTTTCCCAG AGCCTCCTGCAGGTGCCCCCATTTCTCAACTCTCTCCTTTCTGCTCGCCTGGAAAGAGGATGAGTCACGCTTCCTCCTTTGTGCTCCTGCTCTACCTGGTGAACCAGTACCTCCCAGTGACCACCACTTCCTATTGGA TGAACGCTGGGCAGAGCCCCAGCACCAAGGAGGTGTCGACCTGCTGCCCAGC GTCCCTGCTCCACAATGTCCACTTCCTGCTCCTGGTCTTCCTGAAGCTGCCCCTGTTCCTGAGCATGGTCGGTGCTGTCCTCTGGGTGAACAGACCTCAGAGGGGCCCTGGA GCAGAGCTGCTACCTGAGTCCTGA
- the LOC130840414 gene encoding serine/arginine-rich splicing factor 7-like, giving the protein MSRYGRYGGETKVYVGNLGTGAGKGELERAFSYYGPLRTVWIARNPPGFAFVEFEDPRDAEDAVRGPDGKVICGSRVRVELSTGMPRRSRCDRPPARRPFDPNDRCYECGEKGHYAYDCHRYSSRRRSRSRSRSHSRSRGRQYSRSRSRSRGRRSRSASPRRSRSVSLRRSRSASLRRPRSGSVKGSRYFQSRSRSRSRSRSLSRPRSSRSKSRSPSPKRSRSPSGSPRRSAGPERVD; this is encoded by the coding sequence ATGTCGCGTTACGGGCGGTACGGAGGAGAAACCAAGGTGTATGTTGGTAACCTGGGAACTGGTGCTGGCAAAGGAGAGTTAGAAAGGGCTTTCAGTTATTATGGTCCCTTAAGAACTGTGTGGATTGCCAGAAATCCTCCAGGATTTGCCTTTGTGGAATTTGAAGATCCTAGAGATGCAGAAGATGCTGTGCGAGGCCCGGATGGGAAAGTGATTTGTGGTTCCCGAGTGAGAGTTGAACTATCAACAGGCATGCCTCGGAGATCTCGTTGTGATAGACCACCTGCCCGACGTCCCTTTGATCCCAATGATAGATGCTATGAGTGTGGCGAAAAGGGACATTATGCTTATGATTGTCATCGCTATAGCAGCCGAAGAAGAAGCAGGTCACGGTCTAGATCACATTCAAGATCCAGAGGTAGACAATACTCTCGCTCGCGCAGCAGGAGCAGGGGAAGGAGGTCAAGATCAGCATCTCCTCGGCGATCAAGATCTGTGTCTCTTCGTAGATCAAGATCAGCTTCACTCAGACGACCTAGGTCTGGTTCTGTAAAAGGATCGAGGTATTTCCAATCCCGGTCCAGGTCAAGATCAAGATCCAGGTCTCTTTCACGACCAAGAAGCAGCAGATCAAAGTCCAGATCTCCGTCTCCAAAAAGAAGTCGTTCCCCGTCAGGAAGTCCTCGAAGAAGTGCAGGTCCTGAAAGAGTGGACTGA